Within Streptomyces sp. SS1-1, the genomic segment GTACTTCCGCGAGCACCGCGACCACATCAAGCGGCTGCTGATGAACGAGCCGCGCGGGCACGCCGCCATGAGCGGGGCGATCCTCCAGCCGCCCACCCGCCCCGACTGCGACTGGGGGGTGATCTACATCGAGGTCTCCGGCTATCTGCCGATGTGCGGGCACGGCACCATCGGTGTGGCGACCGTGCTGGTGGAGACCGGCATGGTCGAGGTGGTCGAGCCGGTCACCACGATCCGGCTCGACACCCCGGCCGGTGTCGTGGTCGCCGAGGTGGCCGTCGAGGACGGCGCCGCGAAGGAGGTCACCCTGCACAACGTGCCGTCCTTCACGGTCGACCTGGACCGCGAGGCCACCCTCGCGGACGGACGGACGGTGACCTACGACCTGGCCTACGGCGGCAACTTCTACGCGATCCTGCCGCTGGAGCGGTTCGGGCTGCCCTTCGACCGGTCCCGCAAGGACGACATCCTCGCCGCCGGGCTGTCCCTGATGGAGGCCGTCAACGCCGTGGACGAGCCCGTCCACCCCGAGGACCCGTCCATCCGCGGCTGCCACCACGTCCACCTGCTCGCCCCCGGCTCGACCGCCCGGCACTCCCGGCACGCGATGGCCATCCACCCCGGCTGGTTCGACCGCTCGCCGTGCGGGACGGGCACCAGCGCACGCATGGCGCAACTGCACGCGCGCGGCGAACTGCCGTTGCGCACCGAGTTCGTGAACGAGTCGTTCATCGGCACCCGCTTCACCGGGCGCCTCCTCGGCACCACGCGGGTCGGCGGACACACCGCCGTCCTGCCCAGCTTCACGGGCCGCGCGTGGATCACCGGCACCGCCCAGTACCTGCTCGACCCCACCGACCCGTTCCCGGAGGGGTTCGTGCTGTGACCGGTGGCGGGCCGGGCGGGCCGGGAGGCGAGGATAATGCCCGGTACCGCGTGACATTGCACAGAGGCACGACCCGAGGAGACACCGCATGGCCGCCCAGCGCACCGGCGCCCCGTCCACCGCCGCCGCCCCGGCGCTGCCCTCCCTGGGCGGCCGCAGGAGCAGCTACCGGGAGCGGGTCGCGGACGCCCTGCGGGCCGCGCTGATCGCCGGTGAACTGCGGCCCGGCGAGGTGTACTCGGCGCCCGGGCTCGCCGCCCGCTTCGGCGTCTCGGCGACCCCGGTGCGCGAGGCCATGCTCGACCTCGCCAAGGAGGGGCTGGTCGACACCGTGCCGAACAAAGGGTTCCGGGTCACCGCCGTGTCCGAGAAGCAGCTCGACGAGTACACGCACGTCCGGGCGCTCGTGGAGATCCCGACGGTCGCCGGGCTGGCCGCCACCGCCGACGCCGTGTCCCTGGAGGCGCTGCGGCCCGCCGCCCGGGAGATCGTCCGGGCGGCGGACGCCGGTGACCTCATCGCGTACGTGGAGGCCGACACGCGCTTCCACCTCGGTCTGCTCGCCCTCGCCGGGAACGCCCACCTCGTCGAGGTCGTCCGGGACCTGCGCGGGCGCTCCCGGCTGTACGGGCTGACCGCACTGGTCGAGGCCGGGCGGCTGCGAGCCTCCGCCGAGGAGCACCTGGAACTGCTCGACGCGCTGCTCGCCCGGGACGAGCGGGCGGTGCGGGAGGTCATGACCCGGCACCTCGGCCATGTCCGGGGCCTGTGGGCGGCACACGGCGAGGACTGACCCGTACGCAAGCAGTTTGCAATTCTTGCGCTATTCTTGCGTGCATGACGCGACGACTTGCTGAAGTGGCGAAGAAGGTCGGGGTCAGCGAGGCCACGGTCAGCCGGGTGCTCAACGACAAGCCCGGTGTCTCCGAGGCCACCCGGCAGGCGGTGCTCTCCGCCCTCGACGTGCTCGGCTACGAGCGCCCCACCCAGCTGCGCGGCGAACGCGCGCGTCTGGTCGGCCTGGTGCTGCCCGAGTTGCAGAACCCGATCTTCCCGGCGTTCGCCGAGGTGATCGGCGGGGCGCTGGCCCAGCTCGGGCTGACCCCCGTGCTGTGCACACAGACCAAGGGCGGGGTCTCCGAGGCCGACTACGTCACGCTGCTCCTGCAGCAGCAGGTCTCCGGGGTGGTCTTCGCCGGCGGCCTCTACGCGCAGGCGGACGCCCCGCACGACCACTACCGGCAGCTCGCCGACCGCAACATCCCGGTGGTGCTGGTCAACGCGGCCATCGAGCATCTGGGCTTCCCGGCCGTCTCCTGCGACGACGCGGTGGCCGTGGAGCAGGCGTGGCGGCATCTGGCCTCCCTGGGCCACGAGCGCATCGGGCTGGTGCTGGGGCCGGGCGACCACGTGCCGTCGGCGCGCAAGCTGACGGCCGCCCGGGAGATCGCCGCCGAGCTGCCCGACGAGCACGTGGCGCGGGCGATCTTCTCCATCGAGGGCGGGCACGCGGCCGCCTCCCGGCTCATCGACCGGGGTGTCACCGGCATCATCTGCGCGAGCGACCCGCTGGCCCTCGGCGCCGTACGGGCCGCCCGCCGCAAGGGACTCGACGTCCCGTCGGAGATCTCCGTCGTCGGCTACGACGACTCGGCGTTCATGAACTGCACCGAGCCCCCGCTCACCACCGTCCGCCAGCCGATCGAGGCCATGGGCCGGGCGGCCGTCGAGCTGCTGAACGCCCAGATCGCGGGCACCCCCGTCCCCGCGGAGGAACTGCTCTTCGAGCCCGAACTGGTGGTGCGCGGCTCCACGGCGCAGGCGCCTCGCCGCTGACCCGGGACCCGCTCGCGAAAGGACCGTCACCGCCGACCCATCCGCTGTTCAAAAATTGCAAATCTCGCGCGACATCTTGCGCTCGGATGTCGTC encodes:
- a CDS encoding proline racemase family protein, whose product is MRSKLVLHAVDSHTEGMPTRVVTGGVGPVPGATMNERRLYFREHRDHIKRLLMNEPRGHAAMSGAILQPPTRPDCDWGVIYIEVSGYLPMCGHGTIGVATVLVETGMVEVVEPVTTIRLDTPAGVVVAEVAVEDGAAKEVTLHNVPSFTVDLDREATLADGRTVTYDLAYGGNFYAILPLERFGLPFDRSRKDDILAAGLSLMEAVNAVDEPVHPEDPSIRGCHHVHLLAPGSTARHSRHAMAIHPGWFDRSPCGTGTSARMAQLHARGELPLRTEFVNESFIGTRFTGRLLGTTRVGGHTAVLPSFTGRAWITGTAQYLLDPTDPFPEGFVL
- a CDS encoding GntR family transcriptional regulator codes for the protein MAAQRTGAPSTAAAPALPSLGGRRSSYRERVADALRAALIAGELRPGEVYSAPGLAARFGVSATPVREAMLDLAKEGLVDTVPNKGFRVTAVSEKQLDEYTHVRALVEIPTVAGLAATADAVSLEALRPAAREIVRAADAGDLIAYVEADTRFHLGLLALAGNAHLVEVVRDLRGRSRLYGLTALVEAGRLRASAEEHLELLDALLARDERAVREVMTRHLGHVRGLWAAHGED
- a CDS encoding LacI family DNA-binding transcriptional regulator; translated protein: MTRRLAEVAKKVGVSEATVSRVLNDKPGVSEATRQAVLSALDVLGYERPTQLRGERARLVGLVLPELQNPIFPAFAEVIGGALAQLGLTPVLCTQTKGGVSEADYVTLLLQQQVSGVVFAGGLYAQADAPHDHYRQLADRNIPVVLVNAAIEHLGFPAVSCDDAVAVEQAWRHLASLGHERIGLVLGPGDHVPSARKLTAAREIAAELPDEHVARAIFSIEGGHAAASRLIDRGVTGIICASDPLALGAVRAARRKGLDVPSEISVVGYDDSAFMNCTEPPLTTVRQPIEAMGRAAVELLNAQIAGTPVPAEELLFEPELVVRGSTAQAPRR